In Thermosphaera sp., a genomic segment contains:
- a CDS encoding DNA polymerase domain-containing protein, which yields MSETWVLDVSLANDKTVISLYDEKSRTIREKEVLLDFYGYILTDKPSLVAKEIADLDGVSEAWIEKYRAPPYYASTVDVVVFKTKSYRLLKKLQSISMLRGLRTVNNYPHPLVESLYRAGIRPLTRVAGFEKEVPITSEMNPADKDPLIDYAVLTSEHGYYVAETRGERFFFWRPEDVADFIISNNFHLVFSDDSIYANLMEVDSRLNAKVYRWITGGGFHPSEYFEWSRLSYTPLSLMRTISIGRILTTIEALLSRERRLLVDKTYGRKEPWRTIRELIVYDRGGVVYQPKPGLYWRVCQVDFKSLYPNIIVKYNISGETVDNPFCAGKSKFDWTPHTVCMDEEGIVPGSIKKLIELKEVYDELAKKTGKSLYEYRKSAVKWILVASFGYLGYRNSLFGSVMAHEVVTSSSREVMRQARLITERYGYRVVHAIVDSIFIEGVRSEDECRVIKEIIEDSTGFRAKVEAHYVWLYIPRDVSGSRGVANKYYGLLSNNTVKVKGILLVRRDTPVLVKKAQYEALRELSKAVNPDEMVERLYKAYAVINGYIEKLRHGDFEIRDLLITRSPDRGGYINPPQYALEGKPPYRLIYVSGALRSFSERYSKMIDIYKYIKLLEKAKKELPSFVDVNLV from the coding sequence GTGAGTGAGACGTGGGTTTTAGACGTTTCACTGGCAAACGATAAGACAGTGATATCCTTATATGATGAAAAAAGCCGTACCATTCGGGAAAAGGAGGTTCTTCTCGACTTCTACGGCTATATTCTTACTGATAAACCATCCCTGGTAGCGAAAGAGATTGCGGATCTAGATGGAGTCTCAGAGGCTTGGATCGAAAAATATAGAGCTCCACCATACTATGCTAGCACTGTAGATGTCGTAGTATTCAAGACCAAGAGTTATAGGCTATTGAAAAAACTGCAGAGCATCAGCATGCTGAGGGGTTTAAGAACAGTGAACAACTATCCCCATCCCCTGGTGGAATCACTCTATAGAGCAGGAATCCGTCCCTTAACACGCGTTGCTGGCTTCGAGAAAGAAGTTCCGATAACGAGCGAGATGAACCCGGCGGATAAAGATCCATTAATCGACTATGCCGTGTTAACCAGCGAGCACGGATACTATGTAGCTGAAACCCGCGGGGAGAGGTTTTTCTTTTGGAGGCCGGAAGACGTGGCTGATTTCATCATCTCCAACAATTTCCACTTGGTTTTTTCAGATGATTCCATTTACGCGAATCTCATGGAAGTCGATTCCAGACTCAACGCCAAAGTATATAGATGGATTACTGGGGGAGGATTCCACCCCTCCGAGTACTTCGAGTGGAGCAGGCTGAGTTATACTCCACTGAGCTTAATGAGGACTATTAGCATCGGTAGGATTCTCACAACCATTGAGGCGTTACTGTCCAGGGAGAGAAGATTGCTTGTCGATAAGACTTACGGGAGGAAGGAGCCGTGGAGAACCATTAGAGAGCTAATCGTGTACGACAGGGGAGGTGTGGTATACCAGCCTAAACCCGGTCTTTACTGGAGGGTTTGCCAAGTAGATTTTAAGAGCCTCTATCCGAACATCATAGTGAAATATAACATCTCCGGTGAAACAGTGGATAATCCCTTCTGTGCTGGGAAAAGCAAATTTGACTGGACTCCCCACACCGTGTGCATGGATGAAGAAGGCATTGTACCCGGGAGCATTAAGAAGCTAATCGAGTTGAAAGAGGTTTACGATGAGTTGGCCAAGAAGACCGGGAAAAGCTTATACGAGTATAGGAAGAGCGCTGTGAAATGGATCCTAGTTGCCAGCTTCGGTTACTTGGGTTATAGGAACAGCTTATTCGGGTCGGTAATGGCTCACGAAGTCGTCACTAGTAGTAGCAGAGAAGTGATGAGACAGGCTAGATTGATCACGGAGAGATATGGATACAGAGTCGTACACGCCATAGTGGACAGTATTTTCATCGAGGGAGTCAGGTCAGAGGATGAGTGCAGAGTCATTAAAGAAATTATAGAGGATTCAACAGGTTTTAGAGCGAAGGTAGAGGCTCACTATGTATGGCTCTACATACCTCGAGACGTTTCAGGATCGAGGGGGGTCGCCAATAAATACTACGGATTACTCTCAAACAATACTGTAAAGGTTAAAGGGATATTGTTAGTGAGGAGAGATACACCCGTCTTAGTCAAGAAGGCCCAGTATGAAGCATTAAGGGAGCTGTCGAAAGCGGTTAACCCTGATGAAATGGTTGAAAGGCTTTACAAGGCCTACGCGGTCATCAACGGCTACATTGAAAAGCTTAGACACGGGGACTTCGAGATACGTGATCTACTAATAACGCGCTCACCTGATAGAGGAGGTTATATTAATCCGCCGCAGTATGCTCTAGAGGGGAAACCTCCCTACAGGCTGATCTACGTCTCTGGGGCTCTAAGATCTTTTAGTGAAAGATACTCAAAAATGATTGATATTTACAAATACATTAAGCTGTTAGAAAAGGCGAAAAAAGAACTCCCATCCTTCGTCGACGTTAACCTAGTCTGA
- a CDS encoding glycosyltransferase family 2 protein, which translates to MGQDLLSDVITGLWLAYMTIVIAGGVGYLLYRPGKSLFKTSNYEIVVVSKADEKVKNSLLEVVKYHLKKYGKLTVVIDEGAPLTNTLKSIKALNLVIVPSSYRRDLIGKGRALSYFIENHVENDKWYVFIDDDNLILDDNFLYEIPYYEEKGYVAGNGLLLPRPGRSKIAYVMDWVRYIDDLTLYRFFTGLLSRPLLGLHGELLIVKGGVLKEIGFTFRSITEDFRFATELIKKGYKTWQSSTRVSIKSPHSIKDLMKQRGRWFKGMLSDIRHSPFPMNIIVGFRSIIWSFNFASTILIGPLLAYMGLLWILIPGSIYYLTSYTYGVYRSGKLHMLLLIPVFGFIEASSRVYGLISVNDFVVIDKN; encoded by the coding sequence GTGGGGCAGGATTTACTTAGCGATGTGATTACTGGGCTCTGGCTAGCATACATGACTATCGTCATAGCTGGCGGAGTCGGCTACCTTCTTTATAGGCCTGGGAAAAGCCTGTTTAAAACAAGCAATTATGAAATAGTCGTCGTATCAAAAGCTGACGAGAAGGTCAAAAATAGTCTCCTAGAAGTAGTCAAATACCATTTGAAAAAGTATGGAAAACTCACCGTCGTAATAGATGAAGGAGCCCCCTTGACTAACACGTTAAAATCCATTAAAGCTTTAAATCTCGTGATCGTTCCATCATCCTACAGGAGAGATCTAATCGGGAAAGGGAGGGCTTTAAGCTATTTCATCGAAAACCATGTCGAGAATGATAAATGGTATGTATTCATAGATGATGATAATTTGATACTAGACGATAATTTCCTCTACGAGATCCCCTATTATGAGGAAAAAGGATATGTTGCTGGAAATGGCTTATTGCTTCCCAGACCGGGGAGAAGTAAAATTGCATATGTCATGGATTGGGTAAGGTATATTGATGATCTAACCTTGTACAGGTTCTTCACGGGACTTCTCTCTCGACCTCTCCTCGGGCTACATGGAGAACTATTGATAGTGAAGGGGGGCGTGCTCAAGGAAATCGGTTTCACGTTCAGATCGATCACCGAGGACTTCCGGTTCGCCACAGAACTGATAAAGAAGGGATACAAGACCTGGCAGTCCAGTACAAGAGTCTCTATCAAAAGCCCTCACAGTATCAAGGATCTCATGAAGCAGAGAGGACGCTGGTTCAAAGGAATGCTCTCAGATATTCGGCATAGTCCTTTTCCTATGAATATCATTGTTGGCTTTAGATCAATCATATGGAGCTTCAATTTCGCGTCAACCATCCTTATAGGACCCCTCCTAGCCTACATGGGTTTACTATGGATACTTATCCCGGGAAGTATTTACTATTTGACTTCTTACACCTATGGAGTCTACAGGTCTGGAAAGCTCCATATGTTGTTGCTCATACCTGTCTTCGGCTTTATAGAGGCCTCTTCAAGAGTTTACGGATTAATTAGCGTTAATGATTTCGTGGTTATAGATAAAAACTAA